The DNA sequence TAACGGCGTAACGCTGGGAGAGGTCATGGCCGTGAACGGCTTCGACAAGAGCTCGGCCAACAGCTTGAAGATCGGCCAGGTCATCATTATTCCGGCTGCGTCGGATGACGAACCCTCCGCTCCGGTCAATGCGCCCACACCCACCTACGCACCGGTGCAGATCAGCGAAGAAGGCCAGGTTTACACCGTGCAATCGGGCGACAACCTCTCCAGCATCGCCAAGCGCTACAACTCGAATGTGCGCACCATCCTCAGCGCGAACGGCCTGAGCAGTGACCGCATTTTCGTCGGCCAGGAGTTGCTGATCCCGAAGGTTGAGGCCGCGCCGCAGCCAGAGGTAGGCGTGCCCAATGCCGCCGGTGAAGTGCCTTACGTCGTTGCCTCGGGTGACACTTTGGGGGCAATCGCCAACCGCTATGGCGTGTCGGTAAAAACCATCATGCAGTCCAACGGAATTTCTGATCCGCGCCGTCTGCGTGTTGGCCAAACGCTGATGATCCCGACCGGTCTTGAGCCCGTTGCTCCGGCTCCGAAGCCAGCCCCGAAGCCCGCTGCGGTAGTTACGCCGAAGCCAGCGCCACTGGCACCCGCTGCTCCCGTTGTCCCAGCACCGGTCGTGCCTGCACAGCCACAACCCGTCTTTGTTGAAGAAGAAACGAACGAGCTCGACGAGATCGATATCGAGAACGCGCCGGTAGTTAACGTCCAGGAATAATTGATGAAAGCCATTAGCCAGCACACTTTCCGCTACCTGCTCCGTCCTGGAGCAGGGTGGGCGTTGCTGGCTTGTGTCTTCGTGTTGACTTCGCTCGGCCTGATCATGTTGACCAGCGCCGGGCAGTCCTACAACCAGTCGATTGACGCCGACCCGTTTTACCTGTTTCGCAAGCAGGGGATGTGGCTGGGTATTGCATTGTTCGCGGGTATCTTCACCTCGCTGATCAACCTGGAGTGGCTGGGCAAGATGAGCCACTACATCCTGGGTGTCGTGTTGATCCTACTCGGTGTCGTGCTGGTGCCGCAGATCGGGGTAGAGGTCAATGGTGCGCGCCGCTGGCTGGACCTCGGGCTGATGCGCTTGCAGGTGTCTGACTTGGCGAAGATCGCCCTCATCATTTGGCTGGCGCAGTATTACGGTTCGCGCCAGCGCAAGGTGACGCATTGGTTTCATGGCTTCATTGCGCCGGGCATGGTGGTTGGCTTGATTTGCGGCATGATCTTTTTGGAGCCCGACTTCGGGACGGCTGCGCTTTGCGGCGCAGTTGGCTTCTGGGTGATGTTCCTTGCCGGCGTGCGTCTGTGGTTCCTGCTCCCCTCGGCATTGATGGGGGTGGCTGGTTTCAGCGTGGCCGTTTACATGGACCCCGTCCGTATGCGTCGGATCACGTCCTTCCTCGATGTGGAGGCGAACAAAGCCGACAGCGGTTATCAGCTTTGGCAGGGCATCCTGGCTTTTGGCGCTGGCGGTGTGCCCGGCGTTGGCTTGGGGCAAGGGCGCCAACAGTTGTTCTTTTTGCCCGAAGCGCACACGGACTTCATCTTCCCGGTCATTGGTGAGGAACTCGGGCTGACCGCCACGGCCGCCGTGGTGCTTCTCTTCGCCACGATCTTTGGTGTCGGGGTAATTGCGCTGCGCCGTGCGCCGAACTTGTTTCATTTCCTGCTCGCCACCGGTGCCTTGCTTTTCCTGACGCTGCAAGCGCTGATCAACATGGGCGTGGTCACCGGCCTGCTACCGACCAAGGGCATGTCGCTGCCGTTCATCAGCTACGGCGGCACGAACCTGGTGACGATGTTTGTCCTGATCGGATTGATCTTTAACTGCTTTGCGAATTGGTCCGCTAAACCCCTGTTGAAGCCGCGCGAACTATGAGTAATTTTGTCATTTCCTGCGGAGGAACGGGCGGCCACTTGGCGCCGGGCATCGCCATTGCCGAAGCCTTGATGGAGAAGGGGCACCACTGCCGACTGATCATCAGCAACAAGGATGTCGATTCCCGCCTGGTTAAAAATTATCCGCAACTGCAATACGCGCGCTCGCCGGGTGTGGGCTTCGCGTGGAGCCCGGCCAAGTTTGTAAAATTCAACATCGAGCAAGTGCGCGGCCTGTTGTTTACGATCAACTTGATGCGCGAGTTTAAGGCCGACGCCGTGATTGGCTTTGGCGGCTTTCTGACGGTGGGCGCGGTGTTCGCGGCGTTCTTTACCGGTGTGCCCGTGATGCTGCATGAGGCCAACCGTCGTGCCGGTCGCGCGATTCGCATGCTGGCCGGTTTTGCGCGCCGGATATATCTACCGCCGGGCGTGACGATCAAGGGCCTGCCGCGCAAGATGATCCACCACTGCGGCTACCCGATTCGTAAGGAAATCCACCGCATGCCGCAGGACGAAGCTCGTGCGAAGCTGGGTCTCGATGTCACGGGTAAGCTACTGCTGGTCATGGGAGGCAGCCAGGGAGCGACGGCACTGAATAAGTGGGTCTCGCGTAATTTTGAGGCACTGGCCAAGGAGAGTATCAGCGTGTATTGCGTCAGCGGTTTGAACAAAATGTCGGTCGATGTGATCGAGCGAAAGTCTGCTGACGGACAAACCGTGCGCGCGGTTTTCACCCCGTTTGTGGATGACATGGCGGCTGCTTTGAGCGCGGCTGACCTCGTGGTCGCACGTGCTGGCGCAGGCAGTATCGCTGAGTTTGCGCGCTGCCGTTTGCCATCCATCCTGGTGCCGTTTCCGCACTCGGCGGATGATCACCAACTGGCCAACGCACAGTTCCTGGAGCAACAGGGCGGTGCGGTGGTCATCGAGGAAAAAGAAATGGACCGTCTCTTGGGCGAGGTGACCGATACGATTTTTAACGACTGGTTGATTAAGCGCTTTCGCGAAAATTTGGAGCGCCTCGACCGGGCCAATCCCGTGGATAACATTGTCAAAGACATGGCGAGCATCGCCTTGACGACGCATGATTAAGATGATGCCAGAGCCGACTACTTCCTCCCTGCCGGACGCCGTGTTTATGCTTGGCGTGGGTGGCATGGGCATGGCACCGCTGGCCATCTATTTGGCCGAAGCCGGTGTCGCGGTCACGGGTTGGGACGACGGTTTGCGCCCCGAGGTGGCGACGTTGTTGCAGCGCCACGGTGTGCAGCTTAGCGACGAACTCCCCGAGTCCCCCAAGCTGGTTGCGCGGTCCAGCGCTATTGGCGAGACGCACGAGCTTTACCTGGAAGCCAAGCAACGCGGTGCCCGTGTGCTGCGTCGTGGCGAACTGCTGGCGGAAATCGTTGCGGGCAAGAAACTGCTCGCGGTGGTGGGCAGCCATGGCAAATCCACGACGACGGGCATGCTTATTCACCTGCTGAACCAAGCCGGCTATGACTGTGGATATTTGCTGGGAGCACTGTTTCGTGATGACAGCTCGCCCGCGCATTTTTCTGCCTTGAGCGACTGGGTGATCGCCGAAGTCGACGAGAGCGATGGCACCGTAGAGGGTTTCTCACCGGAGATCACGGTGGCGGTAAACTTCGATTGGGACCATGCGGACCTTTACCCGAAGGAGTCTGATTTACGCGCCGCCTTCAGCCGGTTGTTCAGCCGGACAAAGAGCAGTGTGATCATCCCGGAAGACTGTTTCGTGCTCAACGAAATTGCCCCCGAGAACAAGGCGCTTCGCTGCCACGCCGCGGCGGGTTTCAATGCGTCGAACACGGCCTTGGCGCTGGCAGCTGCGCGAGAGCTTGGGGCCGAGGTAACGCTCGGGATGCTAAAGGGCTTTGCCGGCATTCGCCGCCGCCAGGATGTGATGTATCAGGCAGGCGAGGTAACGCTGGTGGCCGACTACGCGCACCACCCGACGGAGATCACCGCCCTGCTGCAACATGCGCGCAGTGAATGGCCGGGTCGGCAAATCGTCGTTTTTCAGCCGCATCGTTTCACGCGCACGCGCCAGTTTGCGGCGGAGTTTGCCAAGTCCCTGGAGATTGCCGATGAGGTCTTTCTGCTGCCGGTTTATGCCGCGAGCGAATCGCCTCTACGCGATGGTGCCAGCGAGGCCATTGTCGAAAAGGCCGGGCAGGATTGGCCCGTGCTTGATGCTCAGCAAATGTGCCGCGCAGTGGAAAACGCCATGGGTGACGAGCGACCGGTTACGGTGATGTTTGTCGGCGCTGGGGATATCGACCATCTGGCGCATCGTTTTGCGGCGGATTGGCGAACCACCGAGTCGTGGCGTAACGGGCTTTCCCCGAACACCGTGCTTAAACTCGGTGAGCCGCTGGCGAACAAAACCACGTTACGCGTGGGCGGCCCTGCGCGCTTTTATGCGGAGCCCGTCGATGCGGAAGACTTGGCGCAGCTCATTAACTTTGCGCGGCAAAGTAAGTTGCCATGGTTTGTTTTGGGCCGCGGCTCAAACTTGATCGTGGCCGACGCTGGCTTTGATGGATTGGTGATTAGCCTGAAGAGCGACCACTTCCGTGAGTTTAAACCATTTGATGATGGCCGAATCGAAGTCGGCGCAGGCCTGGCGTTGAAGCGTCTCTGCGGCTTGGCTGCGAAAGAGGGGCTGGGTGGTTTTGAGTTTCTCGAAGGCATTCCCGGGACCGTGGGCGGCGCATTGCGGATGAACGCCGGTGCGATGGGCGGCTGGATGTTCGACGTCGTCGAAAGCGTGACTTACATGACTGCCGACGGCGAGATCCGCGAGCGGTCGTGTGACGAGTTTCATGTGGAATACCGCTGCTGCCATGAACTGCGCGATGGCATGGCCTTGAGCGCTGTTCTTAAAGTCGGTGCCCAAGTCGAGGGTGATGATATTCGCCAGCAGATGGATGCATACGCCGGTAAGCGCAAGGAGTCGCAACCGCGTGAACCCAGTGCGGGCTGTATCTTTAAAAACCCGGCTAACGACCACGCGGGCAAACTGATTGATGAGCTTGGCCTGAAGGGTAAGCGCATCGGTGGGGCGGAGGTGTCCACCGTGCACGGTAATTTTATCATTAACCGCGAGCAGGCGAAAGCCTCCGATGTGCTGGCATTGATTCGTGAAATCCGCGCAGTCATCAAGCGAGAACGCGGCATCGATCTGGAGCCGGAGGCGCTGCTGGTTGGCCAACGTTGGGAGGATGTCCTATGAGCGAGCGTGCGCATGTAACGGTCCTTTGCGGTGGTGCTTCGCCGGAGGCCAAAGTGTCGCGGGTGACGGGGCCATCGGTCGCGGAGGCGTTGAAGCAGTTTTACGATGTGGAGCTGATTGATTTGGCCGATGATTCTTTGCCCGCTTTGGACGCGGCAAAGACTGTGGTCTTCCCGGCGATGCATGGGCCTTTCGGTGAGGACGGGCAACTGCAGATGCTGCTTGATCAGGCAGGCGTGTCTTACGCCGGTTGCGATGCTGCATCCAGTGCGCTCTGCATGAACAAGGTCAACACCAAGAATGCGGTGACAGACAGCGGCTTTGCCCTGGCCAAGGACTTTACCTTTGCAGCGCAAAGTAAACCGTCGGCCGAAGCCATCATTGCTAAGCTAGGTGAGGGCGTGGTGATTAAGCCGCTGGACAGTGGCAGCAGCGTGGGTGTCCATATCGCTCATGGTCGTTACGAGTTGAACGCCGTATTGGAGCGCGTTAAGGCTGGCGACTGGATGGCGGAGCAGCTCATCGCCGGGCGCGAGATGACCATTGGCCTGCTCGATGGCGGCGCGATGGGCATCGTCGAAATTCGCCCGAAAGACGGCATTTACGACTACGAACACAAATACACCACGGGCGCCACAGAGTATCTTTTTCCGGCGCCTATGGATGAAACTTTGTCTTGCAAAGTAAGGTCTTTTGCAGAGAATGCTTTTGCATCCTGCAACTGCCGGGACTTCGCTCGATTGGATTTTATACTAACTCACGACGACCAACCATTCTTCTTGGAGATTAACACCATCCCCGGCATGACGCCCACCAGCCTCCTGCCTAAAAGCGCAAGTTGCGTTGGGCTGGGATTTCAGCCTCTGGTGAGAAGAATGATGGAACCCGCAATCGCACGCGCGGCGAAGCACCGCGCTGCTTCCTGATCATGGCCAAGAAAAAGAAAACCAAGTCCAACACGCCAAGCACCTGGCGGAACATTCAGCAATCCTTTACCGGACGCGCGGTGACGCCGCATGCCCGCAAGCGACGCTGGATGCTCAACCTCAAGCTCTTGGGCGGGGTTGTGGGCTTGGCCTTGGCTGGTTGTGCGCTGTGGGCCGGTGTTCGGTATTTACAAAGTGATTCCTTTGCACGGTTAATGGCGGGCGGCTCAGACCCCGTGCGCAATGTTTATCTGGAGAGCGATGGCGTGCTCGACGAGCAGTGGCTCAATGCGCGTATCGACCTGCCGGAAAACATTGAGCTGATGGCGATCGATATCGACTCCATGCAGCGCGAACTCAATAGCGATGGTCAGGTGCGCTCGGTGTTGGTGGAGCGTGTATTTCCCGACGCACTGCGCATTCGCATCTCGGAGCGTCAGCCGGTTTTACGTGTTGTGGTGCAGGATGCCACGGGACGGAAATACCTGCGGCTGATTTCGAAGGAAGGCATTGTTTACCCGGGGAAGCGTTACCCGGCTGAGGTGGTTCGTAACCTACCCTATGCCGCGGGGGTCACTCTGCGTCGCAAAGTAACGGGCGATTATTTCCCGGTTGAGGGGGTTCCCGAAGTGTCGGCTTTCCTCTCACACGCGCGCTCGCTAATGCCCGAGCGTGTCCAAAATTGGGAAAGCGTTTCGCTGGCCAAGTTTGATCCGTCGGGTAAGGCTCACAGCTCCTGCCTGGAGGTGGTGACGGCCGAGGGCTATACCATTGTTTTTTCGCCACATGAGCTGGACGAACAATTCGCGCGGCTCAATGCCATCCTGTCTCAGATGGAGTCGCAGCGACAGCGCGTTGACCGCATCGACCTGTCGATGGAGGACGCCGTTGTTAAAGTCGCAGACTCGACCAGCCGGGGCCCAGTTCGTTTTCGATAATTCCTTTACCTCAATGCTAACCGAACGACCGCACCATGAGCCAAAGTAGAATAATCGGAGCCGTCGACATCGGCGCCGCTTCCGTCACCGTCTTAGTTGGCGATATCGTCAACGGGCGTAGCCTGAACATTATTGGCAAGCAGGACGCGACCTCCGAGGGCGTCAAGAAGGGGGAGATTGTCGACTTTAAGGCAGTCAGCAACGCCGTGCACGCCGCCATCATGGGCGCGGAAAAAAGTGCGGGCGCACAGATTGAGGCCATCTACCTTTCGCAGACGGGTAGCCACCTCGAAGGTTTTTATAACAGCGCCGCGGTCAATGTCAGCTCCAGTGAGAACCGCGTCAGTGAGGCCGACATCGCCCGCGCGATGAACGAAGCCAAGGCCAAGAAACTTTCCGACGACCGTCTTTATATTCACCACATTCGCAGCCACTTCATGCTCGATGGCCGCCCGACGCATGAGCCCCTCGGCATGGAAGGCGAGAAGCTAGAGGTCGGCTATTGGTCGATCCACGGCGACGAGCGCAAGGTGCGTGACCACATCCACGTGATCAACGGCTTTGGCCTGAACGTGGAGGACATTATCCTGTCGAGCATCGCTTCGGGCACCGTGATTGCATCCGACGAAGAGAAGCGTGCGGGTGTGATGGTCATCGACATGGGCGCAGGGGTGACCGACTGGGCAATTTACCAAAATGGAATCGTGGCCCGGACTGGCGTGCTCCCCGTGGGCAGCGACCACATTACGAACGACCTCGCCCTCGGCCTGCGCGTGAACCGCAAGTATGCCGAAAAGCTGAAGCAGGGCTTCGGCAAGGCGGTGCTTGAAAACGACGACAAGCAGGAGAAGGTCTGGATGGTGGGCGACCAAATGATCGGCGACCGCCGCATTCCCAAGCAGGCGTTGATCCAGATTATCCGCGAGCGTGTCGAAGAAATCTTTGAACTGATCCACAAGCAAGCGGGCGAACTTTGCGGTGCAAAGTATCTGCCGGCCGGTGTGCTGCTGACTGGCGGTGGTTCCCACCTGGAGCAGATCGATGTGGCGGCGGAGAAGATCCTCGGCGTCACCACGCGCCAGGGCGAACTGCCTTCCTGGGTGCATGACAACCTGCAGCGTCAGGAATACAGCACGGGCCTGGGCCTGCTGCACTTCGCGCTTTCCGGCCAGTCGCTGGACGACTCTGCAATGCAGAGGAAACAACGCGGCCTGCTGCGCCGGGTCACTCAACTTTTTGCCCACTAAAGGAGATACGATCATGAGCGAACATACCGGAAAATCATTTCGCAGTGACCTGAACTCCGAAGGCGTACGGGTAAAGATCATTGGTGTCGGCGGTGCCGGCGTCAACGCAGTGGACCGCATCCAAATGACGCCGCACGAGAGCATTCATCTGGCGGCGGTCAACACCGACGCGCAGGCGCTGGAGGGCTCGCCCATCGGCGAAAAGCTGCTTATCGGTAAGTCCGTAACGCGCGGTTTAAGCACGGGCGGCGATGTCGAAATCGGCCAAACGGCGGCGGAGAAGGACGAGAACAAACTCCGCCAAATGGTCGATGGGCAGGACCTGATTTTTATTGTCGCCGGATTGGGCGGTGGCACCGGCAGTGGCGCGGGCCCGGTAGTGGCCAAGCTTGCCTCGGAGCAGGGCGCGCTGGTGATCGCATTTGTCACGCAGCCGTTTACCTTTGAAGGGGCGCGCCATCACGAGGTGGCCGAGAATGCCTTGGTGGCTATGCGCGCGCATTGCGATGCCGTGATCCCGCTACCCAATGATTTGCTGCTGCAGCAGATGGACGAAAGCGCGACGGTGCTCGATGCTTTTGCGCAGGCGGATGCCTGGATCAGCCGCGGCATTCAATCGATCTGCGCGATGCTGACGCAGACCGGCCTGATCAACTTGGACTTCGCCATGCTGCGCAAGGTGTTCCAGGGCCGTTGCGGCAAGACCTTGTTTGGCCTTGGTCGTGGCGAGGGTGACGACTTTATGGCCGAGGCGTTGAATGACCTCGCGCTGTGCCCGCTGCTGCACACGCCGGGCTTTGCCAAGCGCGCCGACAGCCTGCTGGTGAATATCATCGGTGGCACAGATTTAGGCATCGCTCACGTGAACCAGATCATGACGGCGATTTCGGACAAGTTTGGTAGCAAAGAGCAGATCGTGCTGGGTGCCGTGGTGGACGAGAGTTGCCAGAACTCGGTGGAGATCTGTGTCATCGGCACGACGCACATTGGCGGCTACCGACCGGAGCGCAAGGTGCGCCGCGTCGCGCCGCGCGTGGACATTGCCCCCGAGCCCAAACCAGCTGCCCGGCAGACGGCGGACGACGAACTTTTCTCCACGGTCGACGCGAAGTCGAAGATGCCAGTTCACGAGAGTAAGCTCGGCAAAAAACGGCAGCCCGAAATGGAGCTTGATCAGGAGGAGTTCATGTTTGTCGCCGAGGATGAGCAGCGCGGATTCTTTGAGAATACCGAACGTAATATCTTCGACGGGGAAGACTTGGACGTGCCCACCTACTTGCGACGCGGCGTGCGCATTACTCTGTAGTGCAAAGCATTTGGCCAGGAGTGGGGCAAAAGATTATGCTTTCAAGCCTGAGCGGACTTCGGCAATAGTGGCGGGTTTATGTTGCACGTCCGGAATGTTTCTTTGGCCTTTGGTGGACCCTCGCTGGTGGATGGCGCTTCGTTTGAGGTGCGTCCGGGCGAGCGCGTGTGTTTGGTCGGCCGCAATGGCGCGGGCAAGTCGTCGCTGTTAAAAGTCTTGGGCGGTCGCATTGCGCCAGATGGTGGCGAGGTTTACACACCGCCCGGCGTCAAGGTGGCGATGCTCGAGCAGGAAGCACCCATGGATATCACCGGTCGTGTTTACGATGTGGTCGACCAGGCGTTGGAGTCTGCATCGCTCGAAGCCTGGGAGCGCGAGGCGCGGGTGGACCGACTGCTGCGCGACATGGAGCTGGATGGCGATGTGGCGTTCGAATCGATGTCGGCTGGCATGAAGCGTCGTGTGCTGCTGGCGCGCTGTCTCGTGATCGAGCCCGGCGTGCTCCTGCTGGACGAGCCAACGAACCACCTGGACGTGGATGCCATTGCGTGGATGGAAGAGTTTCTGCCGAAGTTTCGCGGCGCGCTGCTTTTCATCACGCACGACCGTGCATTTTTGCAAAGCCTGGCTACACGGATTCTCGACTTGGAGCGTGGCGTGTTGATCAGTTGGGACTGTGATTACCAGACCTACCTTCAGCGCAAGGAGGCGTGGCTGCAAGCCGAGGCACGGCAACAAGCCGAGTTCGATAAAAAATTGGCTAAGGAAGAAGTCTGGATTCGCCGTGGCATCGAGGCGCGCCGCACTCGCAACGAGGGCCGCGTGCGTGCGCTCTTGAAAATGCGCGACGAGCACCGTGGGCGCCGTGAGCGGCAGGGCTCGGTAAACCTCGGCATGGAGGAGGCTGATCGCTCCGGGCTAAAAGTTATTTCCACCGAAGGCGCGACCTTTGGCTACGGCGATCGCACGATCATTCGCGATTTTACCACGCTGATTCGGCGGGGGGACAAGGTGGGCATCGTCGGCGGCAACGGCGCGGGCAAGTCGACGTTGGTCAAGCTGCTGCTGGGCAAACATGCGCCGCAAAGCGGTTGGGTAAAGCACGGTACCAACCTGGAGATCGCGTATTTCGATCAACACCGCGAAGCGCTCGATCCGGAGATGAAAGTTGTCGACGCCATTGCGGGCGGCCTCGATACGATCACGATTAATGGCCAGCGCCGTCACGTGATGGGTTACTTGGGCGATTTCCTTTTTTCGCCGGACCGCGCGCGTGGGCCGGTGAAGGTGCTTTCTGGTGGTGAGAAGAATCGCCTGCTGTTGGCGCGACTTTTTACCAAGCCGTTCAACCTGTTGGTGATGGACGAGCCGACGAACGACCTGGATTTGGAAACGCTGGAGCTGCTCGAAGAGCGCCTGCTCGAATACAATGGCACGCTGCTGTTGGTCAGCCACGACCGCGCGTTTTTGGATAACGTCGTCACCGAACTCTTCGTGCTCAAAGGTGACGGCGAGGTGGTGCAAATGGTCGGTGGCTACAGCGACTACCGCGTGCTGATGAAAAAGGAAAAGACAGCGGCGACGGAGAAATCCAAAGCGCAAGCGACGCCGAAGGGCAAGACGCCAAAGCCGCGCAAATTCCTCAATCGCGAGCGCTGGGAGTGGGAAGCATTACCTGGCGAAATCGAAGCACTGGAGACCGAGCAGTCGCAGCTCGCTGAACAGCTGGGCGATGCCGCCACCTATCAAGACCCGGATAAGTTGGCCAAGACACAGGCTCGGTTAGAAGAGATTGAAAACCTGCTGCTCGAAAAATACGAACGCTGGGAAGAGCTTGATACACTGAAGGCGGAGTTGGAGGGGTAGTATTCTGGAGGGCAACACTCCGTTGTTGCCACTACTTGGAACATTCAGCGTTAACTGGCGAGTGGTGGCAACGACGGAGCGTTGCCCTCCGGCGAGTGAAGCCGATTTCGCACTGCTATTCCGAGCCGCTGGGGAGGCGTGCAAGGCGTTCTTTGTCCGACAGGCCGTGGATGGCGCGTAGCTTGGCAGACATGGCTGCGACGAGGTCGGGGCGTTCGCCGTAGAGGTTGCGGCTTTCGCTGATATCAGCGGAAAGGTCGTAGAGCTCGCCGGGGAAATCGTGGTGCGTGTAGCCGCGTTCGGCTTTGAACCAGTCAGGCTCCGGGCTGTCGGTGTCTTGGCCGGTGGGTGCGTCGATGTAGACCCAGTTGTCCTGACGTATCGCGAATTGGCCGTCCTGACTGTGGTGGACCAAGTGGTCGCGCACGGCGACATCTTTACCTTCGAGCAGTGGCAAATTACTGACGCTGTCTTCGGCGGCACCAGGGGGCAGGGGAGTGCCGGTGATCGCGGCACAGGTTGCCATGAAATCGCCGAGTGAGGCATATTGCGTGCAAGTTTCGCCACTGGGTGTAACGCCGGGCCAGCGTGCGATGAAGGGCACGCGGTGTCCGCCCTCCCAGTTATCTCGCTTCACGCCGCGCAGCTCGCCCATGCTGTAGTGCCGGTGGTTGCGAATGCGCTCGTAGGCACCGCCATCGGCCCCCTTGAGACACTCCGGTCCATTGTCACTGGTGAAGACGAGCAGCGTGTCATCGGCGATACCTTTGCGTTGCAAAGCTTCCATGATTTCGCCGACGACCCAATCGACTTCGACCACGAAATCGCCGTATAGGCCCGCGCTGCTTTTGCCAATGAACTCGTCGTTGGGCACGATCGGAGTGTGCGGCGAAGTAAGCGCGAAGTAGAGGAACAGCGGTTGGTCGGCGACGTTTTCAATCTCCTCCTTGGCCTTGTCGACGAGTTTGGGAACAACGGCTTTTAAGTCCCAACCGGGTGCCTGTAATCCGGTGTAACCGGCGACATGCCCGGGCCGCTGCTCGGTCGGCTGGATCAGCAGGCGGTCCTGCTCAAACCAGGTGAAGGGTGGAAAGTTTGGCACGTCGATGCCGAAGTGGTAATCGAACCCACAGTCGATGGGGCCACCCCGATAGGGTGCCTTGAAGTCGATCCGTTCGTTGTGCGCGCAGCGTTCGGGTATGGACATCACGCCGGGCGTAAAATCATTAGCCGTCGATGTGCCGTCTTTCTTGGTCCAGTCCAGGCCGAGGTGCCACTTGCCGATGCAGCTCGTGCGGTAGCCCTGGTCGCGTAAGTAGCTGGCAACGGTGGGGCGGTCGGGCTCGATGAGCGGGCCGTCCCATGGCCAGAGCACGCTGCTTTTCAGGTGGGTGCGCCAGCAGTAGCGCCCGGTAAGGATGGAGTAGCGGCTCGGCGTACACACGGCAGAGGTCGCATGCATGTCGCTAAAGCGCAGTCCTTCGCCGCAAAGGCGGTCGATGTTGGGCGTGGGGATTTTCGAGTCCGGATTGTTGCAGGGGAGGTCGCCGTATCCCAAATCATCGGTGAGGATATAGA is a window from the Cerasicoccus sp. TK19100 genome containing:
- a CDS encoding D-alanine--D-alanine ligase family protein; translated protein: MSERAHVTVLCGGASPEAKVSRVTGPSVAEALKQFYDVELIDLADDSLPALDAAKTVVFPAMHGPFGEDGQLQMLLDQAGVSYAGCDAASSALCMNKVNTKNAVTDSGFALAKDFTFAAQSKPSAEAIIAKLGEGVVIKPLDSGSSVGVHIAHGRYELNAVLERVKAGDWMAEQLIAGREMTIGLLDGGAMGIVEIRPKDGIYDYEHKYTTGATEYLFPAPMDETLSCKVRSFAENAFASCNCRDFARLDFILTHDDQPFFLEINTIPGMTPTSLLPKSASCVGLGFQPLVRRMMEPAIARAAKHRAAS
- the ftsW gene encoding putative lipid II flippase FtsW; translation: MKAISQHTFRYLLRPGAGWALLACVFVLTSLGLIMLTSAGQSYNQSIDADPFYLFRKQGMWLGIALFAGIFTSLINLEWLGKMSHYILGVVLILLGVVLVPQIGVEVNGARRWLDLGLMRLQVSDLAKIALIIWLAQYYGSRQRKVTHWFHGFIAPGMVVGLICGMIFLEPDFGTAALCGAVGFWVMFLAGVRLWFLLPSALMGVAGFSVAVYMDPVRMRRITSFLDVEANKADSGYQLWQGILAFGAGGVPGVGLGQGRQQLFFLPEAHTDFIFPVIGEELGLTATAAVVLLFATIFGVGVIALRRAPNLFHFLLATGALLFLTLQALINMGVVTGLLPTKGMSLPFISYGGTNLVTMFVLIGLIFNCFANWSAKPLLKPREL
- a CDS encoding cell division protein FtsQ/DivIB codes for the protein MAKKKKTKSNTPSTWRNIQQSFTGRAVTPHARKRRWMLNLKLLGGVVGLALAGCALWAGVRYLQSDSFARLMAGGSDPVRNVYLESDGVLDEQWLNARIDLPENIELMAIDIDSMQRELNSDGQVRSVLVERVFPDALRIRISERQPVLRVVVQDATGRKYLRLISKEGIVYPGKRYPAEVVRNLPYAAGVTLRRKVTGDYFPVEGVPEVSAFLSHARSLMPERVQNWESVSLAKFDPSGKAHSSCLEVVTAEGYTIVFSPHELDEQFARLNAILSQMESQRQRVDRIDLSMEDAVVKVADSTSRGPVRFR
- the murB gene encoding UDP-N-acetylmuramate dehydrogenase, which encodes MIKMMPEPTTSSLPDAVFMLGVGGMGMAPLAIYLAEAGVAVTGWDDGLRPEVATLLQRHGVQLSDELPESPKLVARSSAIGETHELYLEAKQRGARVLRRGELLAEIVAGKKLLAVVGSHGKSTTTGMLIHLLNQAGYDCGYLLGALFRDDSSPAHFSALSDWVIAEVDESDGTVEGFSPEITVAVNFDWDHADLYPKESDLRAAFSRLFSRTKSSVIIPEDCFVLNEIAPENKALRCHAAAGFNASNTALALAAARELGAEVTLGMLKGFAGIRRRQDVMYQAGEVTLVADYAHHPTEITALLQHARSEWPGRQIVVFQPHRFTRTRQFAAEFAKSLEIADEVFLLPVYAASESPLRDGASEAIVEKAGQDWPVLDAQQMCRAVENAMGDERPVTVMFVGAGDIDHLAHRFAADWRTTESWRNGLSPNTVLKLGEPLANKTTLRVGGPARFYAEPVDAEDLAQLINFARQSKLPWFVLGRGSNLIVADAGFDGLVISLKSDHFREFKPFDDGRIEVGAGLALKRLCGLAAKEGLGGFEFLEGIPGTVGGALRMNAGAMGGWMFDVVESVTYMTADGEIRERSCDEFHVEYRCCHELRDGMALSAVLKVGAQVEGDDIRQQMDAYAGKRKESQPREPSAGCIFKNPANDHAGKLIDELGLKGKRIGGAEVSTVHGNFIINREQAKASDVLALIREIRAVIKRERGIDLEPEALLVGQRWEDVL
- a CDS encoding UDP-N-acetylglucosamine--N-acetylmuramyl-(pentapeptide) pyrophosphoryl-undecaprenol N-acetylglucosamine transferase, giving the protein MSNFVISCGGTGGHLAPGIAIAEALMEKGHHCRLIISNKDVDSRLVKNYPQLQYARSPGVGFAWSPAKFVKFNIEQVRGLLFTINLMREFKADAVIGFGGFLTVGAVFAAFFTGVPVMLHEANRRAGRAIRMLAGFARRIYLPPGVTIKGLPRKMIHHCGYPIRKEIHRMPQDEARAKLGLDVTGKLLLVMGGSQGATALNKWVSRNFEALAKESISVYCVSGLNKMSVDVIERKSADGQTVRAVFTPFVDDMAAALSAADLVVARAGAGSIAEFARCRLPSILVPFPHSADDHQLANAQFLEQQGGAVVIEEKEMDRLLGEVTDTIFNDWLIKRFRENLERLDRANPVDNIVKDMASIALTTHD
- a CDS encoding LysM peptidoglycan-binding domain-containing protein; translation: MKLAHIFTIVLGLHAVVILALFVGPGCASDKGETNAAAAQPTGEPSHAQEQPYRPANAPVRPNPTAAQSGSQTRYPPTRPDWNISDSSSPEVVVPASQTYVARDTYVAESSEPLVYEDSSVQEFNKVRSSGTPSTPDAPVTTVATPQPSSGGKTYIVKKGDVLSKIARNNGVTLGEVMAVNGFDKSSANSLKIGQVIIIPAASDDEPSAPVNAPTPTYAPVQISEEGQVYTVQSGDNLSSIAKRYNSNVRTILSANGLSSDRIFVGQELLIPKVEAAPQPEVGVPNAAGEVPYVVASGDTLGAIANRYGVSVKTIMQSNGISDPRRLRVGQTLMIPTGLEPVAPAPKPAPKPAAVVTPKPAPLAPAAPVVPAPVVPAQPQPVFVEEETNELDEIDIENAPVVNVQE